In one window of Mercurialis annua linkage group LG4, ddMerAnnu1.2, whole genome shotgun sequence DNA:
- the LOC126677820 gene encoding uncharacterized protein LOC126677820 isoform X1 yields the protein MQKMENQAQGQSLQNQLMVQNSSGSLSFSSQMSKEDEEMSKSALSNFRAKEEEIERKKLEVRDKVQAQLGRVEEETKRLAMIREELEGMADPMRKEVAVVRKKIDTVNKELKPLGHTVQKKEKEYKDALEAFNDKNKEKVQLITKLMENEQLVSESEKMRLKKLEELSKSIDSIH from the exons ATGCAAAAAATGGAGAATCAGGCGCAGGGACAGTCACTTCAGAACCAGTTAATGGTGCAAAATTCTTCAGGGAGTCTAAGCTTTAGCAGCCAAATGTCTAAAGAAGACGAAGAGATGTCTAAATCTGCTCTCTCTAATTTTCGAGCCAAAGAAGAAGAGATTGAACGGAAGAAATTAGAAGTTCGAGACAAAGTTCAAGCTCAGCTCGGCCGTGTTGAAgaagaaaccaaacgtttggccaTGATTCGTGAG GAGCTTGAAGGAATGGCAGATCCCATGAGGAAAGAGGTGGCTGTGGTGAGAAAGAAGATAGATACAGTGAACAAAGAATTGAAGCCTCTAGGCCATACTGTGCAGAAGAAG GAGAAAGAATACAAGGATGCTTTGGAAGCTTTCAATGACAAGAACAAGGAAAAAGTACAGCTCATTACCAAATTGATGGAG AATGAACAGCTGGTGAGTGAAAGTGAGAAGATGAGGTTGAAGAAGCTGGAGGAGCTGAGCAAGAGCATAGATTCAATACACTGA
- the LOC126677820 gene encoding uncharacterized protein LOC126677820 isoform X2 translates to MQKMENQAQGQSLQNQLMVQNSSGSLSFSSQMSKEDEEMSKSALSNFRAKEEEIERKKLEVRDKVQAQLGRVEEETKRLAMIREELEGMADPMRKEVAVVRKKIDTVNKELKPLGHTVQKKEKEYKDALEAFNDKNKEKVQLITKLMELVSESEKMRLKKLEELSKSIDSIH, encoded by the exons ATGCAAAAAATGGAGAATCAGGCGCAGGGACAGTCACTTCAGAACCAGTTAATGGTGCAAAATTCTTCAGGGAGTCTAAGCTTTAGCAGCCAAATGTCTAAAGAAGACGAAGAGATGTCTAAATCTGCTCTCTCTAATTTTCGAGCCAAAGAAGAAGAGATTGAACGGAAGAAATTAGAAGTTCGAGACAAAGTTCAAGCTCAGCTCGGCCGTGTTGAAgaagaaaccaaacgtttggccaTGATTCGTGAG GAGCTTGAAGGAATGGCAGATCCCATGAGGAAAGAGGTGGCTGTGGTGAGAAAGAAGATAGATACAGTGAACAAAGAATTGAAGCCTCTAGGCCATACTGTGCAGAAGAAG GAGAAAGAATACAAGGATGCTTTGGAAGCTTTCAATGACAAGAACAAGGAAAAAGTACAGCTCATTACCAAATTGATGGAG CTGGTGAGTGAAAGTGAGAAGATGAGGTTGAAGAAGCTGGAGGAGCTGAGCAAGAGCATAGATTCAATACACTGA